A single region of the Anomaloglossus baeobatrachus isolate aAnoBae1 chromosome 2, aAnoBae1.hap1, whole genome shotgun sequence genome encodes:
- the LOC142290053 gene encoding odorant receptor 131-2-like produces the protein MANSSLIQDNTTLILTISSKIVQFIKWALIPSIVTFIFFLSFIGLVLNVFFKTPTLRKNARYILFVFLLLNDTLYIFLGFYFMLTSMYLLHIPMPLCYILYTLSGGAFKVTPCNLAAMAVEQYIAICHPLRHVELCTPQRTNVVFTMICSFVIIPYVAEFCVMASSIMNIFNLYMVCQKETLVVNAIQNVIRSISFILFFIMIGVVIIFTYVKVMLVATKVCPQSSASKAGRTVMIHAFQILLCTSPLLTTFTQAYTSKWPEFLPLVYFFVFQCFPRFLSPLVYGIRDEILRQYMKKSISSCFAR, from the coding sequence ATGGCGAATTCATCCTTGATACAAGACAACACAACCCTTATATTGACCATCAGCAGCAAAATTGTGCAGTTCATAAAATGGGCCTTAATTCCCTCAATCGTTACCttcatttttttcctttcttttattgGGTTGGTCTTGAACGTCTTCTTCAAGACTCCGACTCTACGGAAGAACGCTCGATATATCCTCTTTGTCTTCTTGCTCCTCAATGACACATTATATATTTTTCTAGGGTTCTATTTTATGCTGACATCTATGTATTTATTGCACATCCCTATGCCTCTATGCTACATTTTATACACCTTGTCTGGAGGAGCATTCAAAGTCACCCCGTGTAACCTGGCCGCCATGGCTGTGGAACAATATATTGCTATATGTCACCCGTTGAGACACGTGGAGCTCTGCACACCCCAAAGAACTAATGTCGTGTTCACCATGATATGTTCTTTTGTGATCATCCCATATGTGGCTGAATTCTGTGTCATGGCCTCATCAATAATGAATATCTTCAATCTTTACATGGTATGCCAAAAGGAAACCTTGGTGGTCAACGCAATTCAGAACGTCATACGTTCCATAAGCTTCATTCTGTTCTTCATCATGATTGGAGTAGTCATCATATTCACATATGTCAAGGTCATGCTGGTGGCCACAAAAGTGTGTCCTCAGTCTTCTGCTTCTAAAGCCGGGAGGACTGTTATGATCCACGCCTTTCAGATACTATTGTGCACCAGTCCCTTATTGACCACATTTACCCAAGCCTATACTTCAAAATGGCCGGAGTTCTTGCCATtagtgtatttttttgtatttcagTGTTTTCCCAGGTTCCTCAGCCCTTTAGTCTATGGAATCCGAGATGAAATCTTGAGACAATACATGAAGAAGTCTATATCAAGCTGTTTTGCTAGATAA